In Bacteroidota bacterium, the sequence GGTTTTTTGGGATTAACCCTATTCCTTCCAATTTTTATTTTCATTAATAATGTTCAACTTGCTTTATTATTAATGGTTCCCATCGGGTTCATATTGTATGCCACTTACAGCCCTTCAATTGTAATGGGGCAAAATTATCTTCCAAACCGAGTAGGATTGTCATCAGGTATTACACTTGGGGTTGCTATTTCTATCGGAGGTGCTGCCACTCCGGTAATTGGAAAAATTGCAGACATTTATGGTATTTGGGTCGCAATTGCAACCGTTGCCTGCTTGCCGATATTATTTTTTGCAATCGCCATGAGTTTACCCGAAAATCCAAAAAAGAATGGAATAGATTAAAAACATATTATTTACCGGGGAATTGATTCATTTAAAAATGCCTTGTCCCATATAGATGAATTTCACCCAAGTATCATTTCCGCATACCTTGAATCTCCTTGATGGTTTGCCATCATTGATTGAGCGCAACCAGGGATACCCTGAATTGGTGGTTAAAGCAGTTTGTCAGATTACATTATTGAACCAGAGATGTAGCATCCATGAAACACGATAGAAGGCGGTTTAAAGGTCCACCCATGCTTCAGCCTCGTTACCGCAGTTGGTGCATGTACCGGTACCCTTGACTTTCTGGGGGGCTTTTGAGACTTTCTTTTTTTTCTCGGCTTTTTCCACTTCAATCCACTGGCAGGTAATTTCCATTTCTGCTTCGTTTCCGCAGTTTTTGCAATTACAGACTTGTTGGTATTTTTTTTCAGTCATTTACATTCTCCTTTTAGTATTGTTTGGCAGCAATATCTTTATACTAATACTGAAACCTTGAGTTGACCAGTATAAATGTACTTTGTTTGAAAAAAATATACGTCATCAAAATTTTGTTGAAAAACATTGTGAATAGATGTGAAAAATTATAGGATTTTAAATCCCTTTTGGAATTGAACAAAACACTTTTAATGGTAGCATATGAGAACTGATGACCACGATGGCAAAGGAACTTATATAATTATTCTGTATATGGATAAGGGTAAAAGTATCCAAATAGGTGCACTTGGTAAGTATAAGTTTAAACGGGGATATTATGCTTATGTCGGTAGCGCATTTGGCCCTGGTGGTTTAAAAAGCCGGGTAAAACATCATATCGAACCTAAAAAGAGCTATCACTGGCACATTGATTTTCTAAATCCAGTTGTTAAAGAAGTCTGGGTGTCTGAACATGGGGCAAGATTTGAACATGATTGGGCAACGGCACTTGGAGAAACTGCATCAAATAAAATCCTTGGCTTTGGTTGTTCAGATTGCTCATGTGAATCTCATTTATTGTACTTTAAATCCATGGCAATCTTAAAAAAATCTCAGAAATATCTTTGTAAGAATAGTTATGTTCGAATGGTCAGATCCCAATTTTTATCCGATTTGAAATTTGATTCAATATCACTCCCCAGAATATTCAAGCTGACCATTCAAAACCCCTAAAATGCAAAAATCAACACTCAACAATTATCCGAAGGTGGACTATTCGGAGCCTGGAATAGTTTAGGATACCAAAATAATACATCACCGGAAATCTGGATTAAAGTTGATGCCAATCATGCGAGAATTTTTGAGTTTTAAAATCATGGAAACCCACGGAATTCCTTTTTATATTTATATTACACAAAAACCTAAAAATAATTTGACACGATAACCTAAAAAGACAAGTCATACATTTATCGATATAGGCCAAAATAATGCCAACGTCACAAGACAAATTTGCACAATCTCTCGCTGTTCTAAAGGGACTTCAGGATAAAAGGATTGTTGCAATTCATACAAACAATATGACACGCACACACCGGGAACCCTCCTTAAGAATAGGAGGCAATAAACCAACGGCTCTTTTGTATGAAACTTCTTTGATGGATGTTCGGCTGAAATTACCAGGCAAGAACAATTTGGAAAGCAAAGAAAATTTACAGATCATGACTTTGCCTGCTGCCCTAATCTCATGTTCCCCTGGCTTTTATTTAAATAATGCCACAGATGCCCGTGCTGCGCTATCCATGATCCCTGATGCTTCCGAAATCCTACACAAACTTCTTGAGGGTGGACACAGCACAATAGCTGGCAGGATTGCCGGAGCTTTTCGAAATATTGGGAAAGATACCATTGCTGAAAATATCATTGCAACAATGAATACAGCCGGATATAATTCGACAGAATGCGATCCCTTTGAAGAAAACTCTACCATCCTTTTTAGTGATCGTGAACGATCTCCATATGTAAACCGGATGCAGATGAACTGGGCAGAAATGCGAGACGTTGTCCTGAAAAACTTTCCGTCCCCCCCCTTATTACCTCAAGATACTGATGAATACATTAAAAATGTCGATGACATATATGTGACAGATGCCTATCATTCACTTTCTATTGAAGGATATCGTGTGAGTGATGATCTTATTGAAAAAGTCCGTTCAGGTGATTGGGACCCGGAAATCAACCCCAAGGATAAAGAATACCCAGATGCCTTGGCAGCTCGTGGTTACTGGCAAGCTTTCCAAACAGTAAAGGAAAGCTTGGAGAAAATATTAAATAATAATTCCCCCGGTGAAGTGGCACACAATGACCATGCTACATGGTATAGAGAGTTATTTGCGCCAAGCGTAGGTGCGGGTCTTATGGCAACAACCGATCTTGCCGGTTATCGCAACTGCCCAGTTTATATTAAAAAATCAACACATGTACCGCCTCGTTATGAAACAGTTCGAGATCTTATGCCTGCGTTCTTTTCGCTTTTAAAAGATGAAGAAGAACCTGCTGTAAGGGCTGTGTTAGGCCATTTTTTCTTTGTATATATTCACCCTTATCCTGACGGGAATGGGCGAATGGGAAGGTTTCTGATGAATACCATGTTCGCCGGTGGCGGTTACCCGTGGACCGTAATCCCACCTAAAGCCCGTAGTGATTATATGGAGACCCTTGAAGAAGCGAGCGTGAGGACCAATATAGAACCATTTTCTAATTTTTTAGCTGCGCTCGTTCAAAAAGAGATGGATAATAAATTTTTTTTAAAAGGATGATATTGCAACTCCCATTCTTTTTTGGTAGTTGTTGAACGTTATCTGCCAATCTGAGTTATACAGAAAAAAAACTGGTAAACATATTGCAAATAGACCAAAGCTTATCCTTATTCGTTAGGGAATTGTTGTGTAGTGAGACTATTCAATTCATTTATTATTGATCAGTTCGTTCCTCTTCAAAAAGCTGACCCCGGATAAAATAGTCCTTAAAATACTGAGAGTTTAAAATGGGTAGATGGCGTCCTCCGATAAAAAAAGGTTCCAAATATATCACCCCGGAAGGTGCACGAAAATTAACTGAAGTGCTTCAGTACTTGTGGAAAGTTGAGCGACCACATGTGACCGAGAGAGTTGCGAAAGCTGCCGCACAAGGTGATCGTAGTGAAAATGCCGAATACATTTATGGCAAGAAACGCTTACGTGAAATTGATAGCAAGATTCGATTTTTAACGAACCGTCTCGACGGGATAATTGTGGTCGATCGTATTCCTGATGATCAGGATATAGTTTATTTTGGTGCTTTCGTTACCCTCGAGGATGAAGAAGGAGAAGAGGTCGAATATCGTATCGTTGGACCCGATGAGTTCAATGTTGTTGATGGAAAACTTAGTATGGATTCGCCTTTAGGTAAAGCATTGTTAGGAAAACGAGTGGAGGATAAAATCAAGATTTCTGCTCCAAAGGGAGTGAAAGTTTTTTATATATTGAAAATTCGTTATTTTGAAAAACAATCATCATAAATTGTTCTCCAGAATGCCTTTTCAGGCATATTGATATTCACCCGCCGGAAACTTGACTTTGGAAACTTAATGTTTACTTCATATACCCTAAGAATAAAAGGATTAAATGACAATTTATAAGAAGGATGATATGATGAAACAATTTGGCAGCACCATAAAAATGGTTTTCCTTGCAGGTATCACGGTAATGCTTATTTTTGGATGCGTTTCCAGTAAGTCGGGAGATGTTTATTCAAGGGACCAGGCCCAAAAGTCCCAGACCGTGGTGGCGGGGACCGTTGAATCTGTGAAACAAGTGATCATTGAAGGGACCAAAACACCTGTGGGAACCGTAGCCGGT encodes:
- a CDS encoding GIY-YIG nuclease family protein; translated protein: MRTDDHDGKGTYIIILYMDKGKSIQIGALGKYKFKRGYYAYVGSAFGPGGLKSRVKHHIEPKKSYHWHIDFLNPVVKEVWVSEHGARFEHDWATALGETASNKILGFGCSDCSCESHLLYFKSMAILKKSQKYLCKNSYVRMVRSQFLSDLKFDSISLPRIFKLTIQNP
- a CDS encoding Fic family protein; amino-acid sequence: MPTSQDKFAQSLAVLKGLQDKRIVAIHTNNMTRTHREPSLRIGGNKPTALLYETSLMDVRLKLPGKNNLESKENLQIMTLPAALISCSPGFYLNNATDARAALSMIPDASEILHKLLEGGHSTIAGRIAGAFRNIGKDTIAENIIATMNTAGYNSTECDPFEENSTILFSDRERSPYVNRMQMNWAEMRDVVLKNFPSPPLLPQDTDEYIKNVDDIYVTDAYHSLSIEGYRVSDDLIEKVRSGDWDPEINPKDKEYPDALAARGYWQAFQTVKESLEKILNNNSPGEVAHNDHATWYRELFAPSVGAGLMATTDLAGYRNCPVYIKKSTHVPPRYETVRDLMPAFFSLLKDEEEPAVRAVLGHFFFVYIHPYPDGNGRMGRFLMNTMFAGGGYPWTVIPPKARSDYMETLEEASVRTNIEPFSNFLAALVQKEMDNKFFLKG
- the greB gene encoding transcription elongation factor GreB; amino-acid sequence: MGRWRPPIKKGSKYITPEGARKLTEVLQYLWKVERPHVTERVAKAAAQGDRSENAEYIYGKKRLREIDSKIRFLTNRLDGIIVVDRIPDDQDIVYFGAFVTLEDEEGEEVEYRIVGPDEFNVVDGKLSMDSPLGKALLGKRVEDKIKISAPKGVKVFYILKIRYFEKQSS